ATGCTATATCTTATTTTAATGGGTTCTAAATCCATCTTTGCGAGTACACTCTTCACTTCATCAACCGTAAATGTCCTTTTTGAGTTAACGATATAAATTCCCCCTAAAACAACAAACAGGCATATAATGCCTATAATCCATCTTTTCATGATCAACCCCCTAGTTGTAAGGCTAGGTGTTGCATAAACTATTCATGCAACACCTGCTTAATTATAACTATGGCGTGAATGTGGTTAATACATTTGTGTTCCAAGTTCCCCACTTTACCCACACATTGAAAGTACTATCGTTTACAAAATTATTTCGAGCTACAACATAGTATGAATCCTGAGTGTAAAAATTCCTTATGTAGTGCTTGTAGCCAACTAATGTTACAGTGTGGTCACCAAAATAAGTTTGATTCCAATAACTTTGTAGAGCAGGTCGTTGTGCGTCTATTTCTGTTTTAACTGCAGAAAAATTTGATAAATTATCATTTTTTGAAATAGCACTTGGACGTTGATGTGCCCTTGCGTACGCCTGAAGACCATCATCGATATTTGAGGGAGAAGTTACTCCCGTCCTGTTTGAACTTTGGGTGGTTCCCATTGTTGCTCTTAAATCACTCACAACTTGAGTTTGAAATACGGGAACCAAACTTGTATAGCCCTTATCTGACCAATACTTCATTATATTAGAACCAGCCGTTGGAGAACAACCTGTCGCCTGTTGCACACCACCACTTGTTGTGTAATACCACTGTTTTTGGTTTACACTGGTGTTTATGTAATTTTTATCAATACTAAGGTAGTTCGCCTCCCACCCGTTAGGATCGATGTCCGACACACCGTCGGATGGATTATTTTGTCCTGGCGCTCCTACAACTATTTTGTTAATAGCTTTCCAGTCTTCCCTATAATTATCGTTTATTTTTACAGGCTTAGGATATTTCTCATCCTTCTCATTTATTGTTTTTGATTTAATTTCTTTTAACTCTTTACCTTCTACATTAATCATACTTACTGAATTATCATTGTAAATAAATTTTCCACCTATATCGACTCCACCAAACCATACAAGTTCTTGCTTTTTTATTTCATTTTTATTTTTATTAAGAGCATTTTTAAATTTATCTGTGGTTATTCCATCGCCAGAATCAGACCACGCTATAATTGGTTCATCATCTAAAAATGCACTTACCATTACATAACCAGCGGCTCGATCTCCATTAAATGAATTTACCAAGTAAGCAACATGTTCCCCAGATGGATCATAAACTTCAATTGGCTTGGCTACTCTAAGTTTAGTATTATCCTTGCTCCATTCACTTATATCACTTCCGTCTCTGGTTTCCGAAATCATTTGCCATGCTGCTGCCTTCATTGCAGCTTCAGGGCTTATTTTTTCTGGAACATAGTTATCTTTAAGATCAGATGCAAATACTGGTATTGATGAAAAGATACTTGAAATGGAGAGCGCTAATACTAATATTTTTGCTGGTTTAAACAATTTCATGAGATCCTCCAATAATTTCGAATTTGACCTGCGCAGGTTATGTCGCAACTTATTTATACCATTATTTGCATTAAAATGAATATATGCCAAATTAACCAAATATATGGAACCAAAATGGATTTTACTATATGTATTGTTTAAATTTGACGAAACATCAGATATCTAAGAGTCTATAAGACTATAAAAAAATGATTGCATTACAAGAACTCATATTTGATTACTCACAAAGAATACTATAACCAAAATAGCATCTGTATCAGCAACTCCTAATGCTATTTGGATATCCGTTAACGTTTTGTCTTAAAATTAATATCGCTAGAATTGTAAATAAATCCTAATTTAATGATAAAATATTCACTAGCTTTTCATCAAATTTCTCCGAAATTTCACAATCTTCTGACTTTATTAAATCCAAACACAAATAAAATCCTTTACAAACAATGGAATGGTAGGTAGTTCTTGTCCATAATCCACTGAAAAGGATCAGCACCTTC
This genomic window from Paenibacillus hexagrammi contains:
- a CDS encoding C39 family peptidase — translated: MKLFKPAKILVLALSISSIFSSIPVFASDLKDNYVPEKISPEAAMKAAAWQMISETRDGSDISEWSKDNTKLRVAKPIEVYDPSGEHVAYLVNSFNGDRAAGYVMVSAFLDDEPIIAWSDSGDGITTDKFKNALNKNKNEIKKQELVWFGGVDIGGKFIYNDNSVSMINVEGKELKEIKSKTINEKDEKYPKPVKINDNYREDWKAINKIVVGAPGQNNPSDGVSDIDPNGWEANYLSIDKNYINTSVNQKQWYYTTSGGVQQATGCSPTAGSNIMKYWSDKGYTSLVPVFQTQVVSDLRATMGTTQSSNRTGVTSPSNIDDGLQAYARAHQRPSAISKNDNLSNFSAVKTEIDAQRPALQSYWNQTYFGDHTVTLVGYKHYIRNFYTQDSYYVVARNNFVNDSTFNVWVKWGTWNTNVLTTFTP